In a single window of the Prochlorococcus marinus CUG1415 genome:
- a CDS encoding class II fumarate hydratase — translation MTKNFRIEKDSMGTIEVPIEALWGAQTQRSIINFSIGEELIPIELIYSLTLIKKAASIANFNLGLIDKRKKDLIVEACTEILDGLHDSQFPLKVWQTGSGTQTNMNVNEVISNIAALKTNSELGSHQPLHPNDDVNKSQSTNDTFPAAIQISVVNEIIKNLVPTIRELTKILDKKSEQWKDLIKIGRTHFQDAVPLTFGQEISGWSEQLKDAENAIIISLNELYFLPLGGTAVGTGINCPKGFCEESIKSISDDTNLMFYKSKNNFSIMASHDRLAQVMSQIKILAGALFKISNDIKILSSGPRSGIYELIIPQNEPGSSIMPGKVNPTQCEALSMVCTQIMGLEYAVSMANSSGTLQMNEYKPLIGFNILTSLKLLKNAIKNFRIKLVDGMEPNQKKMKFNLDNSLMLVTAIVPKVGYEKAAEIANLAFKESLNLKEATLKLGYLNEDEFDEAMNINSMI, via the coding sequence ATGACAAAAAACTTTAGGATTGAAAAAGATAGTATGGGAACAATAGAGGTTCCCATTGAAGCTTTGTGGGGAGCTCAAACACAAAGATCGATAATAAATTTTTCTATTGGAGAAGAATTAATTCCAATTGAATTAATTTATTCACTCACCCTCATAAAAAAAGCTGCTTCAATTGCGAATTTCAATTTAGGGTTAATAGATAAAAGAAAAAAAGATTTGATTGTAGAGGCATGTACAGAAATACTTGATGGGCTTCATGATTCACAGTTCCCCTTAAAGGTTTGGCAAACAGGTAGTGGCACGCAAACAAATATGAATGTTAATGAGGTAATTTCAAATATTGCAGCATTAAAAACAAATTCAGAGCTTGGGAGTCATCAACCACTTCATCCGAATGATGATGTAAATAAATCTCAGTCAACTAATGATACTTTTCCTGCTGCTATTCAAATATCAGTTGTTAATGAAATAATTAAAAACTTAGTTCCAACGATAAGAGAGCTTACTAAGATCCTTGATAAAAAAAGTGAGCAGTGGAAAGACCTCATAAAAATAGGAAGAACCCATTTTCAAGATGCAGTGCCCCTTACTTTTGGGCAAGAAATATCAGGATGGTCAGAGCAACTTAAAGATGCTGAGAATGCAATTATTATAAGTCTGAATGAATTGTATTTTTTACCTCTGGGAGGAACTGCAGTTGGAACAGGGATTAATTGTCCAAAAGGATTTTGTGAAGAGTCTATAAAATCAATTTCCGATGATACTAATCTCATGTTCTATAAATCAAAAAATAATTTTTCTATCATGGCCTCGCATGATCGTCTAGCTCAAGTAATGAGTCAGATAAAAATATTAGCAGGTGCATTATTTAAAATTTCAAATGATATAAAAATTCTATCTTCAGGACCAAGGTCAGGAATATATGAATTAATTATCCCTCAAAATGAACCTGGAAGTTCTATTATGCCGGGTAAAGTGAATCCGACTCAATGCGAAGCCTTATCAATGGTTTGCACTCAGATAATGGGTCTTGAATATGCAGTTTCAATGGCAAATTCTAGCGGCACTTTGCAGATGAATGAATATAAGCCTCTGATTGGATTTAATATTCTTACAAGTTTAAAATTACTTAAAAATGCAATAAAAAACTTCAGAATAAAATTAGTTGATGGGATGGAACCTAATCAAAAGAAAATGAAGTTTAATTTAGATAATTCACTAATGTTGGTTACAGCCATAGTGCCAAAAGTTGGTTATGAAAAAGCAGCTGAAATTGCAAACCTTGCCTTCAAAGAATCATTAAATTTAAAAGAGGCAACACTTAAATTAGGTTATTTAAACGAAGATGAATTTGATGAAGCGATGAATATTAATTCAATGATTTAA
- a CDS encoding DEAD/DEAH box helicase: protein MLNLEEYFPFPLDDFQLEAIRAINSGNSVVLTAPTGSGKTLIGEFAIYRGLSHDSRVFYTTPLKALSNQKFRDFANQYGENKVGLLTGDISINREAPILVMTTEIFRNMLYGEFDEFDDPLENLESLILDECHYMNDPQRGTVWEETIIHCPTRTQIIALSATIANADQLQNWIEKVHGPTVLINSDKRPVPLDFIFCSIKGLHPLLNNKGNGIHPNCKIWRAPKGQKMRGKVGRIMQPKSPSIGFVISKLAERNMLPAIYFIFSRRGCDKAIENIKDLTLVSYSEANMISQKLDVYLKNNQEAIKDKSQCEALKRGIASHHAGLLPAWKELVEELFQQGLIKVVFATETLAAGINMPARTTVISSLSKRTEDGHRLLFSSEFLQMSGRAGRRGKDTQGYVVTLQTRFEGAKEASALAISKPNSLESQFTPSYGMVLNLLQSYTLEKSKELIKRSFGSFLYLGESSGENIILENLNKDLIELKKITSNVSWKDFDAYEKLKNRLKEERRLLKILEKQAAEKLSEEITNALPYIKDGSLISIKAPQIKRKIVPGLICQKIYESQKIKSLLCLTIDNLFILIKPSHIVSIFNDLDAIDVLGLEVPKMYFSGEVFRGDDMSQCYADRILEVSKKNDLQTPQYDLTTEVLAQQQQINNLEETVTDHPAHRFGDSRKLKKYRKRIIDVEQEINMRKKLLEDKENHNWRTFTDLIKILNHFGCLNNLELTEVGQTVGAIRSENELWIGLVLVSGYLDDLDPPDLAAIIQAICVDVRRPNLWCNFKPSLKVIDVFNELDGLRKLVASQQNKFHIEIPIYLETELTGIISEWARGKKWKDLVFNSSLDEGDVVRIIRRSIDVLSQVQYCIGVSNKLKSKAKLALKAINRFPVSESNDLIKVSEDINPATKRIENNS from the coding sequence TTGCTTAATTTAGAGGAATATTTCCCCTTTCCGCTAGATGATTTCCAATTAGAAGCAATCCGAGCTATTAATAGCGGAAATTCTGTTGTTTTAACGGCACCAACAGGTTCGGGTAAAACATTGATAGGAGAATTTGCTATATATAGAGGCTTATCTCATGACAGCAGAGTTTTTTATACAACACCTTTAAAAGCCCTATCAAATCAAAAGTTTAGAGATTTTGCTAATCAATATGGTGAGAATAAAGTTGGTCTTTTAACTGGAGATATAAGTATAAATAGAGAAGCACCAATCTTAGTTATGACGACTGAGATTTTTAGGAACATGCTTTATGGCGAATTTGATGAATTTGATGATCCCTTAGAAAATTTAGAATCTTTGATTCTTGATGAATGTCATTATATGAATGACCCCCAAAGAGGCACAGTTTGGGAAGAAACTATAATCCATTGCCCTACTAGAACTCAAATAATAGCTTTATCAGCAACAATAGCCAATGCAGATCAACTACAAAATTGGATAGAAAAAGTTCATGGCCCCACAGTACTAATTAATAGTGATAAGAGACCAGTCCCACTTGATTTTATTTTTTGTAGTATTAAAGGCCTCCATCCACTTTTAAATAATAAGGGTAATGGAATTCATCCAAACTGTAAGATTTGGAGAGCTCCTAAAGGGCAGAAAATGAGAGGAAAAGTGGGCAGGATAATGCAACCAAAGTCTCCCTCAATTGGCTTTGTGATCTCGAAATTAGCTGAACGAAATATGTTGCCAGCTATTTATTTTATTTTTAGTAGAAGAGGCTGTGATAAGGCTATTGAGAATATAAAAGACTTAACTTTAGTAAGTTATTCAGAAGCAAATATGATATCCCAAAAATTAGATGTTTATCTTAAAAATAATCAAGAGGCAATTAAAGATAAATCTCAATGCGAGGCATTAAAACGAGGTATTGCATCTCACCATGCTGGATTATTGCCTGCATGGAAAGAATTGGTTGAGGAATTATTTCAGCAAGGCTTGATAAAAGTTGTTTTTGCAACAGAAACTCTTGCTGCAGGAATTAATATGCCCGCAAGAACAACTGTTATTTCTTCTTTATCAAAAAGGACAGAAGATGGGCATAGATTATTATTTAGCAGTGAATTTTTGCAAATGTCAGGAAGAGCTGGAAGAAGAGGAAAAGATACCCAAGGATATGTTGTTACATTACAAACAAGATTCGAAGGTGCTAAAGAAGCTAGTGCACTAGCTATTAGCAAACCAAATTCTTTAGAAAGTCAATTCACTCCTAGTTATGGAATGGTACTTAATCTTTTACAAAGTTATACTTTAGAGAAGTCTAAAGAATTAATTAAAAGAAGTTTTGGTAGTTTTTTATATTTAGGTGAATCCTCAGGTGAGAATATAATTCTTGAAAATTTAAATAAGGATTTAATTGAATTAAAAAAAATCACATCTAACGTCTCATGGAAAGATTTTGATGCCTACGAAAAGTTAAAAAATCGTCTTAAAGAAGAGAGAAGACTCTTGAAAATTTTAGAAAAACAAGCGGCAGAAAAATTATCAGAAGAGATAACTAATGCACTACCATATATTAAAGATGGAAGCTTAATTTCAATCAAAGCTCCTCAAATTAAAAGAAAAATTGTTCCAGGATTAATTTGTCAGAAAATATATGAATCCCAGAAAATTAAGAGTTTATTGTGTTTGACAATTGATAATTTATTTATTCTTATAAAACCCTCCCACATAGTAAGTATTTTTAATGATTTGGATGCAATTGATGTCTTAGGACTTGAAGTGCCAAAGATGTATTTTTCTGGAGAGGTATTTAGGGGAGATGATATGTCGCAGTGTTATGCTGATCGAATTTTAGAAGTTTCTAAAAAAAATGATTTACAAACTCCACAATATGATCTGACAACGGAGGTTTTGGCACAACAGCAACAAATTAATAATTTAGAAGAAACAGTTACTGATCATCCCGCACATAGATTTGGAGACTCCAGGAAATTAAAGAAATATAGAAAAAGAATTATTGATGTTGAACAAGAAATAAATATGAGAAAAAAACTGCTTGAGGATAAAGAAAATCATAACTGGAGAACTTTTACTGATTTGATTAAAATTTTGAATCATTTCGGTTGTTTAAATAATTTGGAATTGACAGAAGTTGGACAAACAGTTGGTGCCATAAGAAGTGAAAATGAATTATGGATTGGTCTTGTTTTAGTTAGTGGTTATTTAGACGATTTAGATCCTCCTGATTTAGCTGCAATTATTCAAGCTATATGTGTTGATGTAAGGAGGCCTAATCTTTGGTGTAATTTCAAGCCTTCTTTAAAGGTAATAGATGTTTTTAATGAATTAGATGGTTTAAGAAAATTAGTCGCTTCTCAACAAAATAAGTTTCATATTGAAATTCCTATTTATTTAGAAACAGAGTTGACTGGAATTATTTCTGAATGGGCAAGGGGAAAAAAATGGAAAGATTTGGTTTTTAATTCTTCATTAGACGAAGGTGATGTAGTGAGGATTATTAGAAGATCAATTGATGTACTTTCTCAAGTGCAATACTGTATTGGTGTTAGTAATAAATTAAAAAGCAAAGCAAAGTTAGCATTAAAAGCTATTAATCGTTTTCCTGTTTCTGAATCTAATGATCTTATAAAAGTCTCTGAAGATATTAATCCTGCGACAAAAAGAATTGAAAATAATTCTTAA
- a CDS encoding aminotransferase class I/II-fold pyridoxal phosphate-dependent enzyme: protein MKKIKIPKNRIRKLKTFSLGKKSFELLSLNSQNKKLIDLCSNDYFGLSRDKDLIKAAYEISILEGIGSGSSRFITGSRPIHKLLETELAKWLDQEKVLLFPSGFQANIAAIQALANRNSIVIADKLIHNSLLVGVKAAQAKLVRFSHNNLKDLEDKIIKSNPTKNSILVVVESLYSMEGSIAPLREITEICKKNSVQLLVDEAHAIGILGPEGRGLSFNCRSDITIITGTFGKAFGSGGAFIASNSEIGEYLIQTSGAFRYTTALAPSLAAGALEGLKKILENKEWGNDLLSSAKIWKDEIIKNFSFPVQGDSHILSIIVGQEEKAIYLQKYLEENGFLAIAIRPPTVPVGQSRIRITIRRNLDFNLLKNFIAVLKDFK, encoded by the coding sequence ATGAAAAAAATAAAAATTCCAAAAAATAGAATCCGTAAATTAAAAACATTTTCTTTAGGTAAAAAATCATTCGAACTTCTAAGTTTAAATTCGCAAAATAAAAAACTTATAGACTTATGTAGTAATGATTATTTTGGATTAAGTAGAGACAAGGATTTAATAAAAGCTGCTTACGAAATAAGCATTTTAGAAGGTATTGGTTCAGGAAGCTCAAGGTTTATTACAGGTTCAAGACCAATACATAAATTATTAGAGACAGAACTTGCCAAGTGGCTTGATCAAGAGAAAGTATTACTTTTCCCAAGCGGATTTCAAGCAAATATAGCCGCTATCCAAGCTTTAGCAAACAGAAATAGTATCGTAATAGCAGATAAATTGATCCATAACTCTTTATTGGTGGGAGTTAAAGCTGCTCAAGCAAAACTAGTTCGATTTTCACACAATAATTTAAAAGATTTAGAAGACAAAATTATAAAATCTAACCCCACAAAAAATTCCATTTTAGTTGTTGTCGAATCTCTTTATAGCATGGAGGGCTCAATTGCTCCGCTCAGAGAAATAACGGAAATTTGCAAAAAAAATAGTGTGCAATTATTAGTTGACGAAGCCCATGCAATTGGGATCTTGGGCCCTGAAGGGAGGGGTTTAAGTTTTAATTGCCGTTCAGATATAACTATAATTACTGGAACTTTTGGAAAAGCATTTGGAAGCGGTGGAGCTTTCATAGCTTCCAATTCAGAAATTGGTGAATATCTTATCCAAACAAGTGGTGCATTTAGGTACACAACCGCTCTTGCGCCATCTTTAGCTGCTGGAGCGCTAGAAGGCTTGAAAAAAATTTTAGAAAATAAAGAATGGGGTAATGATTTGTTATCTTCTGCGAAGATATGGAAAGATGAAATTATTAAAAATTTTAGTTTTCCAGTTCAGGGAGATTCTCACATTTTATCAATTATTGTTGGCCAAGAAGAGAAGGCAATTTATCTCCAAAAATATCTTGAGGAAAATGGGTTTTTAGCAATTGCGATAAGACCTCCTACTGTACCAGTTGGGCAATCAAGAATTAGAATAACAATAAGAAGAAACTTAGATTTTAATCTGCTAAAAAATTTCATTGCAGTATTAAAAGATTTTAAATGA